The Lactuca sativa cultivar Salinas chromosome 2, Lsat_Salinas_v11, whole genome shotgun sequence genome includes a window with the following:
- the LOC111888745 gene encoding putative F-box protein At3g16210: MSDYIPFEIQVQIIKRLPVKSLLQFRSVSKQWKSLIDSSEFIAGYRFRQTHPQRLLLWYKDPVDLKQNYVSFLDDDAFAQQELAPTVPPMLPEHLFRSEAPRSSQGLVCLSGFYEYPVAPLCKIRTKMIVLLNPSIRKSVLIPFPGFLNFEIVDGFGVCPITNDPTIVKIKNVCTDLGTKVSSPIVEVFKLSTGCWRSFCSNLPKKSIHFMSPNVAIDSYIYWVAFDNDFLDNDSQILKPLIISFHMTTEEFRVIDLPNTLAYEIDEEFRVIDLTDSLPYASLSLSKLRDSLAVLKYVTRNDPGTQSEFEVCDVWIMDNDVLHSFTKLYTINPRYDIIRILGFTNSGEPMMEVLKTQSILGSWGCHTEPASVVVYEPNSKRIRDIGIRAEYASSLVSSYMETLLLLDQSNCNVSLWPDQIARGVAYTGLVVL, from the coding sequence ATGTCAGATTACATACCTTTCGAAATCCAAGTGCAAATCATCAAAAGACTACCCGTGAAGTCATTACTTCAATTCAGATCTGTCTCAAAACAATGGAAGTCTTTGATCGACAGCTCCGAGTTTATTGCTGGTTACAGATTCCGCCAGACTCATCCACAACGTCTGCTTCTATGGTACAAAGATCCAGTAGACTTGAAGCAAAATTACGTTTCGTTTCTCGATGATGACGCTTTCGCCCAACAAGAGCTTGCTCCGACTGTTCCTCCTATGCTCCCTGAACATTTATTTAGATCGGAAGCGCCCCGGAGCTCTCAGGGATTGGTGTGTTTGTCTGGTTTTTATGAATATCCAGTCGCTCCTCTTTGTAAAATTAGAACAAAGATGATTGTTCTTTTGAATCCTTCGATTAGAAAATCAGTCTTAATACCTTTCCCAGGTTTTCTAAATTTCGAAATTGTTGATGGTTTTGGGGTTTGTCCTATCACTAATGACCCTACGATTGTGAAGATTAAAAATGTTTGTACGGATCTTGGAACAAAAGTTAGCTCTCCCATAGTCGAGGTTTTTAAATTGAGCACAGGTTGTTGGAGAAGTTTTTGTAGCAATCTGCCTAAGAAATCAATTCACTTTATGTCGCCTAATGTAGCTATCGATAGTTATATTTATTGGGTTGCTTTTGATAATGATTTTTTAGATAATGATTCTCAGATACTAAAACCGCTGattatttcatttcatatgaCTACCGAAGAATTTAGAGTGATAGACCTACCAAATACTTTAGCATATGAAATCGATGAAGAATTTAGAGTGATAGACCTAACAGATAGTTTACCATATGCTTCGCTTTCCCTCTCTAAGCTACGTGACTCTCTTGCTGTGCTTAAATACGTTACACGCAATGATCCTGGAACACAAAGTGAATTTGAAGTTTGTGATGTATGGATTATGGATAATGATGTTCTGCATTCTTTTACAAAGCTATATACCATTAACCCACGATATGATATAATAAGGATTTTGGGATTTACAAATAGTGGTGAACCTATGATGGAAGTACTCAAAACACAAAGTATTTTGGGAtcttggggatgtcacacagaaCCAGCTTCAGTTGTCGTGTATGAACCTAACTCAAAACGGATCAGAGATATTGGGATTCGTGCAGAATATGCTTCATCACTTGTTAGCTCGTATATGGAAACACTACTGCTGCTTGATCAATCAAATTGTAATGTTTCACTATGGCCAGATCAGATTGCCAGAGGTGTCGCGTATACGGGATTAGTTGTGTTGTGA